A genomic region of Alphaproteobacteria bacterium contains the following coding sequences:
- a CDS encoding ribonuclease HII has translation MPDFSFEIAAGRDAGKIVCGVDEVGRGPLAGPVLAAAAILPGDFPPALAAKITDSKKMTARQREAIFDELTSHCTHAVAEASVAEIAELNILWASMLAMQRAVAALARPPAMALIDGNRCPKLPCPAQAIVKGDGKSLSIAAASIIAKVSRDRFMTKLAQKHPGYGWERNAGYGTTEHIAALQRLGPTPWHRDSFAPVYELIKARG, from the coding sequence ATGCCTGACTTTTCCTTCGAGATTGCGGCGGGGCGCGATGCCGGAAAGATTGTTTGCGGCGTGGACGAAGTCGGGCGCGGGCCGCTGGCCGGGCCGGTGCTGGCGGCGGCGGCTATCTTGCCGGGCGATTTTCCACCCGCGCTGGCCGCAAAAATCACGGACAGCAAAAAGATGACCGCACGGCAGCGCGAAGCGATCTTCGATGAACTAACCAGCCATTGCACCCATGCGGTGGCGGAGGCCAGCGTGGCGGAGATAGCGGAGCTGAACATCCTGTGGGCCAGCATGCTGGCGATGCAGCGTGCCGTGGCCGCGCTGGCCCGCCCGCCCGCCATGGCACTGATTGACGGCAACCGCTGCCCCAAGCTTCCCTGCCCTGCGCAGGCAATCGTTAAGGGGGACGGCAAAAGCCTTTCCATCGCCGCCGCATCGATCATCGCCAAGGTCAGCCGCGACCGGTTCATGACGAAATTGGCCCAAAAACACCCGGGCTATGGCTGGGAACGCAATGCCGGCTATGGCACCACGGAACATATTGCGGCATTGCAACGATTGGGCCCCACCCCCTGGCATCGTGACTCTTTTGCACCAGTCTATGAACTAATTAAAGCAAGAGGCTGA
- a CDS encoding DUF4852 domain-containing protein: MPWRHRVNRSGQPSGDITSVQAMRQCLSGFMLWLLAACIALPAQASDEYAPATPTTIMQVLIRFGALNPADDRVIDEYGKFKECELYQAFHDNDFKWEKIRSGLRKEIEKNLARFPTGFFVRGRLYLDRYDFDRKMYKLGIDTGIQNVNILNLARVEFNDCGDPASRFVPRAFQAALDRPVTVEGLYIPEEEAKALLARMTEAGNLTREIWVRFNMHVTFVEQLNMDDKMLQKNLSRMDARLENIEFYEDKDMTKLIYTFEP; this comes from the coding sequence ATGCCCTGGCGGCATCGGGTTAATCGGTCGGGACAACCAAGCGGGGACATCACATCCGTGCAAGCCATGCGTCAATGCCTCTCCGGTTTTATGCTCTGGCTGCTTGCGGCGTGTATAGCGTTGCCCGCACAGGCGAGCGATGAATACGCCCCCGCGACGCCCACCACCATCATGCAGGTGCTGATCCGCTTCGGCGCGCTTAACCCCGCCGACGACCGCGTGATCGACGAATACGGCAAGTTCAAGGAATGCGAACTCTATCAGGCTTTCCACGACAACGATTTTAAGTGGGAAAAGATCCGCAGCGGCTTGCGCAAGGAAATTGAAAAAAACCTTGCCCGCTTTCCGACCGGCTTTTTTGTGCGCGGCCGCCTCTATCTCGATCGCTACGATTTCGACCGCAAGATGTATAAGCTGGGGATCGATACCGGCATCCAGAACGTCAATATTCTCAATCTCGCGCGCGTGGAATTCAACGATTGCGGCGATCCGGCATCGCGCTTCGTGCCGCGCGCGTTTCAGGCCGCGCTCGACCGGCCCGTGACGGTCGAGGGGCTATATATCCCCGAAGAGGAAGCCAAGGCCCTTCTGGCCCGCATGACGGAAGCGGGCAACCTGACGCGGGAAATTTGGGTCAGGTTCAACATGCATGTCACGTTCGTCGAACAGCTCAACATGGATGACAAAATGCTGCAAAAGAACCTGTCGCGCATGGATGCGCGGCTCGAGAATATCGAATTTTATGAAGACAAGGATATGACGAAGCTTATCTATACTTTTGAGCCCTGA
- a CDS encoding site-specific DNA-methyltransferase, with translation MSKKAKAARTAPAALPIDKILTGDCIAHMNSLPEGSVDAVFADPPYNLQLAGDLHRPNNTLVDGVDDAWDKFADLTAYDEFTRAWLTAARRVLKPDGALWVIGSYHNIFRVGSILQDLGFWMLNDIVWRKTNPMPNFRGKRFTNAHETLIWAARSQESKPTFNYEAMKNLNDETQMRSDWLLPICSGGERLKGADGAKAHPTQKPEALLYRVILSSTKPGDVILDPFFGTGTTGAVAKLLGRHFIGCEQDKTYIRHAEARLRGITPVEKPELLITPSKREEPRVPFGTVLERGLLKPGDKLFDNRRRHQAHVKADATLVASSRNGNHRGSIHRVGAEVQGLPACNGWTFWYFSQQGKLVPIDILRQRIRAELYGTN, from the coding sequence ATGAGCAAAAAAGCCAAAGCCGCCCGAACCGCGCCCGCCGCCCTGCCGATCGACAAGATTCTGACGGGCGATTGCATTGCGCATATGAACAGCCTGCCCGAAGGCTCGGTCGATGCCGTTTTCGCCGACCCGCCCTATAACCTGCAGCTTGCGGGCGATCTGCACCGCCCCAACAACACGCTGGTCGATGGCGTTGACGATGCGTGGGACAAGTTCGCCGATCTGACCGCCTATGACGAATTCACCCGCGCATGGCTGACCGCCGCCCGCCGCGTGCTGAAGCCCGACGGCGCGCTTTGGGTGATCGGCAGCTATCACAATATTTTCCGCGTCGGCAGCATTTTGCAAGACCTTGGCTTCTGGATGCTGAACGATATCGTCTGGCGCAAAACCAACCCGATGCCCAACTTCCGCGGCAAGCGCTTCACCAACGCCCACGAAACGCTGATCTGGGCCGCGCGCAGCCAGGAAAGCAAGCCGACCTTCAATTACGAAGCGATGAAAAACCTGAACGACGAAACCCAGATGCGCAGCGACTGGCTTTTGCCGATTTGCAGCGGCGGCGAGCGGCTGAAGGGCGCGGACGGCGCCAAGGCGCACCCGACCCAGAAGCCCGAAGCGTTGCTTTATCGCGTGATTCTTTCATCCACCAAGCCGGGCGACGTGATCCTCGATCCGTTTTTCGGCACCGGCACAACGGGCGCGGTCGCCAAGCTGCTCGGCCGCCATTTCATCGGCTGCGAACAGGATAAAACCTATATCCGCCACGCCGAAGCGCGCTTGCGCGGCATTACGCCGGTAGAAAAGCCGGAATTGCTGATTACGCCTTCGAAGCGCGAAGAACCCCGCGTCCCCTTCGGCACCGTGCTGGAACGCGGGCTTTTGAAACCGGGCGACAAATTGTTCGACAACCGCCGCCGCCATCAGGCGCATGTAAAGGCCGATGCAACGCTGGTGGCATCGAGCCGCAACGGCAACCATCGCGGTTCGATCCACCGCGTGGGCGCCGAGGTGCAGGGATTGCCCGCCTGCAACGGCTGGACCTTCTGGTATTTCAGCCAGCAAGGGAAGCTTGTTCCCATCGACATTCTGCGCCAACGCATACGCGCCGAGCTGTACGGCACCAACTGA
- a CDS encoding diaminopimelate epimerase, producing MDVHFRKMHGLGNDFVILDSRKTGFVPDLAMRLHLAERRRGIGCDQLIVMLPPRTAGADAYIAIFNADGGEENTCGNATRCVGRLLFEETGKDSAVIETAAGLLPVRRVNDLVEVDLATPKTGWNEIPLAVEQDTQKVDFAMPPLTDPCCVNVGNPHAVFFVPGVDVIPLAALGPQIETHPLFPRRVNVEIAQVLGPEKIRMRVWERGVGITMACGSGACAVLVAAVRRGLIAGRGAEILLDGGSLRVEWRESDNRVLLTGGTALVCSGVIAPELLAAARRAA from the coding sequence ATGGACGTTCATTTCCGGAAAATGCACGGCCTCGGCAATGACTTTGTCATTCTCGATAGCCGCAAAACGGGCTTTGTGCCCGACCTTGCCATGCGACTTCACCTTGCCGAAAGACGGCGCGGCATCGGCTGCGACCAGCTCATCGTCATGCTGCCGCCGCGCACAGCCGGGGCCGATGCTTACATCGCTATCTTTAACGCCGACGGCGGCGAGGAAAATACGTGCGGCAACGCGACGCGCTGCGTCGGGCGCTTGCTGTTCGAGGAAACCGGAAAAGATTCCGCCGTTATCGAAACCGCCGCAGGCCTGCTGCCCGTTCGTCGCGTGAATGATCTGGTCGAGGTTGACCTTGCGACCCCGAAAACCGGCTGGAATGAAATTCCGCTCGCGGTCGAACAGGATACGCAGAAAGTCGATTTCGCAATGCCGCCGCTGACGGATCCGTGCTGCGTCAATGTCGGCAACCCGCATGCCGTGTTTTTTGTGCCCGGGGTCGATGTCATACCGCTTGCCGCGCTCGGCCCGCAGATCGAAACGCACCCGCTGTTTCCCCGCCGCGTGAATGTTGAAATCGCGCAGGTGCTGGGCCCGGAAAAAATCCGCATGCGGGTGTGGGAACGCGGCGTCGGCATTACGATGGCGTGCGGCAGCGGGGCGTGCGCCGTGCTGGTTGCGGCCGTGCGGCGCGGCTTGATTGCGGGGCGCGGCGCTGAAATTCTGCTCGATGGCGGCAGCCTGCGGGTCGAATGGCGGGAAAGCGATAACCGCGTCCTGCTTACCGGCGGCACGGCGCTTGTTTGCAGCGGCGTGATTGCGCCCGAACTGCTGGCGGCAGCGCGGCGGGCGGCATGA
- the hemB gene encoding porphobilinogen synthase, producing the protein MGSPMNKAIVKPVIKQNEQQAPGFPRTRMRRNRTDAWVRRLVAENSLSAADLVWPVFVIEGKGEKRPIASMPGVERYTVDLLGAQIKRAADLGIGAVALFPALDEDRKDAEGREALNPENVVCRAIRAAKEAVPDMGVFCDVALDPFTTHAHDGLLVDGRVPNDETVEILCRQAVVQAQAGCDIIAPSDMMDGRIGAVRDALDASGFGDVKISSYAAKYASGFYGPFRDALNNNGKLVGDKKTYQMDPANGDEALREVALDIAEGADMLIVKPGLPYLDIVRRVKEAFAMPTFVYHVSGEYAMLKAAAQNGWLDYDRVMMETMLCFKRAGADAIWTYAALEAAEILRKS; encoded by the coding sequence ATGGGGTCGCCTATGAACAAGGCCATTGTGAAACCAGTTATCAAACAAAACGAACAACAGGCGCCGGGTTTTCCGCGCACGCGCATGCGCCGCAACCGCACCGATGCGTGGGTGCGCCGGCTGGTCGCGGAAAACAGCCTTTCCGCCGCCGATCTTGTCTGGCCGGTTTTTGTGATCGAAGGGAAGGGCGAAAAGCGCCCGATCGCTTCCATGCCCGGGGTCGAACGCTATACGGTCGATTTGCTGGGCGCGCAAATAAAGCGCGCGGCCGATCTGGGCATCGGCGCGGTCGCGCTTTTCCCGGCGCTCGATGAAGACCGCAAGGATGCGGAAGGGCGCGAAGCGCTCAACCCGGAAAATGTCGTGTGCCGTGCGATCCGCGCCGCGAAGGAAGCCGTGCCGGATATGGGCGTGTTCTGCGACGTCGCGCTCGATCCCTTCACGACCCACGCGCATGACGGTTTATTGGTGGATGGCAGGGTGCCGAACGACGAAACGGTCGAAATACTGTGCAGGCAAGCGGTCGTGCAGGCGCAGGCGGGCTGCGATATCATCGCGCCGTCCGATATGATGGACGGGCGCATCGGCGCGGTGCGCGATGCGCTTGATGCGTCGGGTTTCGGAGACGTAAAAATTTCATCCTACGCTGCCAAATACGCTTCCGGTTTTTACGGGCCCTTCCGTGATGCGTTGAACAACAACGGCAAGCTGGTGGGCGACAAGAAAACCTATCAAATGGACCCGGCGAACGGCGACGAGGCTTTGCGCGAAGTCGCGCTCGATATCGCCGAAGGTGCCGACATGCTGATCGTCAAGCCGGGCTTGCCCTATCTCGATATCGTGCGGCGGGTGAAGGAAGCCTTCGCGATGCCGACATTCGTTTACCATGTCAGCGGCGAATACGCGATGCTGAAGGCTGCGGCGCAGAACGGCTGGCTCGATTATGACAGGGTCATGATGGAAACCATGCTGTGCTTCAAGCGGGCCGGGGCCGATGCCATCTGGACCTATGCGGCGCTAGAAGCGGCGGAAATACTGCGTAAAAGCTAG
- the mtaB gene encoding tRNA (N(6)-L-threonylcarbamoyladenosine(37)-C(2))-methylthiotransferase MtaB: MSAEPEIVTFGCRLNIHESEVIRMHARAAGAGDAVIVNTCAVTAEAERQARQTIRRLRREKPGARIIVTGCSAQIDPARYAAMDEVDYVVGNDEKLRPDTWRALNGGKIIVNDIAAARETAAHLVGVTGIPRGFVQVQNGCDHRCTFCIIPFGRGPSRSVPVGAVVEQARALVRSGHSEIVLTGVDIASYGPDLPGRPTLGQMVRRLLALVPELPRLRLSSLDPAAIDDDLWRLIGEEPRLMPHLHLSLQAGDDMVLKRMKRRHSRADAVALCARARALRPDIAFGADLIAGFPTEDEAMFANTLRAVEECGLTWLHVFPYSPRHGTPAAKMPQVAPDVRKRRAAALRTLGGVMQRRHCDALVGTRQEIFVEQAGIGRTRQYAEVRFAGTAQAGQIRMAGIVSRETSHMAGRLV, from the coding sequence ATGAGCGCGGAACCTGAAATCGTTACCTTCGGTTGCCGGTTGAATATTCATGAATCGGAAGTCATCCGCATGCATGCGCGCGCGGCGGGCGCGGGCGATGCCGTGATCGTCAACACCTGCGCCGTGACGGCGGAGGCGGAGCGGCAGGCGCGGCAAACCATCCGCAGGCTGCGGCGCGAAAAGCCGGGCGCACGCATTATCGTCACCGGCTGTTCGGCACAGATCGATCCCGCGCGCTATGCGGCGATGGACGAAGTTGATTATGTTGTCGGCAACGATGAAAAATTGCGCCCCGATACCTGGCGTGCGCTGAACGGCGGGAAAATAATCGTCAACGATATCGCGGCGGCGCGTGAAACCGCGGCGCATCTTGTCGGCGTCACCGGTATTCCGCGCGGATTCGTGCAAGTCCAGAACGGCTGCGACCATCGCTGTACCTTTTGCATTATTCCGTTCGGGCGCGGGCCTTCGCGCTCTGTTCCCGTCGGCGCTGTGGTAGAGCAGGCGCGCGCGCTGGTGCGCTCTGGCCATAGTGAAATCGTGCTCACGGGCGTCGATATCGCATCCTACGGGCCCGATTTGCCGGGACGGCCGACGCTGGGACAAATGGTGCGCCGCCTGCTGGCGCTGGTGCCCGAATTGCCGCGCCTGCGGCTTTCCTCGCTCGATCCCGCGGCGATCGATGATGATCTGTGGCGCTTGATTGGTGAAGAGCCGCGTCTGATGCCGCATCTGCATCTTTCTCTGCAAGCGGGCGACGACATGGTTTTGAAACGCATGAAGCGCCGCCACAGCCGCGCCGATGCGGTTGCCTTGTGCGCGCGGGCGCGGGCGTTGCGGCCTGATATTGCCTTCGGCGCCGATTTGATCGCCGGGTTCCCGACCGAAGACGAAGCAATGTTCGCGAACACGCTGCGCGCGGTCGAAGAATGCGGGCTTACATGGCTGCATGTATTTCCCTATTCGCCGCGCCACGGCACGCCGGCGGCGAAGATGCCGCAGGTCGCGCCGGATGTGCGCAAGCGCCGCGCCGCCGCATTGCGCACGCTGGGGGGTGTGATGCAGCGGCGGCACTGTGATGCGCTTGTCGGAACGCGGCAGGAAATTTTCGTCGAACAAGCGGGCATCGGCCGCACCCGCCAGTATGCGGAAGTGCGTTTCGCCGGCACGGCGCAAGCGGGGCAAATCAGAATGGCCGGGATTGTTTCACGTGAAACATCGCACATGGCGGGCAGGCTGGTATGA
- a CDS encoding DUF4167 domain-containing protein: MRQGPNGRRGRGRHNHQSGGGNGGGGGNNSNSGNHGGNRPRSPSSLRHQTFDSNGPDVRVRGNAWQVYEKYQALARDAASASDRVAAENYLQHAEHYYRIIEAINEATANEQRARGQQPDAPFYPSQQQQQQQQQPGEGAQPAAANGKAQPEPGNEAQSNDKQQGGGNPFFTPDDAEDEDGGPTQLVARR, from the coding sequence ATGAGACAGGGTCCGAATGGTCGCCGTGGACGCGGCCGTCATAATCATCAATCCGGCGGCGGTAACGGCGGTGGTGGCGGCAACAACAGCAACAGCGGCAACCATGGCGGCAACCGTCCGCGCTCACCCTCTTCCTTGCGTCATCAGACCTTCGACAGCAATGGCCCCGATGTGCGCGTGCGCGGCAATGCTTGGCAGGTCTATGAGAAATATCAGGCGCTCGCCCGCGATGCGGCCTCGGCCAGCGATCGCGTTGCGGCTGAAAACTACCTGCAGCATGCCGAACATTATTACCGCATCATCGAAGCTATCAACGAAGCCACCGCGAACGAACAGCGCGCGCGCGGTCAGCAACCCGATGCCCCGTTCTACCCCTCGCAACAGCAGCAGCAACAGCAGCAACAGCCGGGCGAAGGCGCGCAGCCTGCGGCTGCCAACGGCAAGGCGCAGCCTGAACCGGGCAACGAGGCGCAATCGAACGATAAGCAGCAGGGCGGCGGCAACCCCTTCTTCACGCCGGATGATGCCGAAGATGAAGACGGTGGCCCCACCCAGCTTGTGGCGCGTCGCTAA
- a CDS encoding enoyl-CoA hydratase/isomerase family protein — MQTKCTRRQAVASRQIIGTMGGATSGAGMTNPLPIISEIKGRIGLITLNRPGALNALDTVMIEQITSALDAWRMHDEVCAVVIHHKEGRAYCAGGDVRALWELRTQYPENRDTNDYYTATYFRTEYQLNHKIRFYPKPVVAIIDGMTFGGGVGISVHSSFCVATENTQWAMPETAIGFVPDIGASYVLSRLPGHAGIWLALTGARLGAGDCAQLGIASHIVPAAQKAALIADLAAADLYKDAPGTIDTLLRTYGAPPGLAPYEAVRAMVDDAFSQPTVEAIMERLARHGAWGQEQLALLARMSPASLKVVLRQINEAKALSFNDCLKREYRLGQARLADHDFFEGVRAVLVDKDRKPKWQPATVPDVTQDIVDRHFDPRWDTPNGALELPAELDHA; from the coding sequence ATGCAGACAAAATGCACCCGCCGCCAGGCAGTTGCAAGCAGGCAGATTATCGGCACAATGGGCGGCGCAACAAGCGGCGCAGGCATGACCAACCCCCTTCCCATCATCAGCGAAATCAAGGGCCGGATTGGCCTCATCACGCTCAACCGGCCCGGCGCGCTCAACGCACTGGATACCGTGATGATCGAACAGATCACATCGGCGCTGGACGCATGGCGCATGCATGACGAAGTATGCGCGGTTGTGATCCATCACAAGGAAGGCCGCGCCTATTGTGCGGGGGGCGATGTGCGCGCGCTGTGGGAGCTGCGCACGCAATACCCCGAAAACCGCGACACCAACGATTATTACACCGCCACCTATTTCCGGACCGAATACCAGCTCAACCACAAAATACGCTTCTACCCCAAGCCCGTGGTCGCGATTATCGATGGCATGACGTTCGGCGGCGGTGTCGGCATTTCGGTCCATAGCAGCTTCTGCGTCGCCACTGAAAATACGCAATGGGCGATGCCGGAAACCGCAATCGGCTTCGTGCCTGATATCGGCGCAAGCTATGTGCTTTCCCGCCTGCCCGGCCACGCAGGTATCTGGCTTGCGTTGACAGGCGCGCGCCTTGGAGCGGGCGATTGCGCACAACTCGGGATCGCGTCACACATTGTGCCCGCTGCGCAAAAAGCCGCGCTGATCGCAGACCTTGCGGCGGCCGACCTGTATAAAGACGCGCCGGGTACGATCGATACGCTTTTGCGTACCTACGGCGCGCCGCCGGGCCTTGCGCCGTATGAGGCCGTGCGCGCGATGGTCGATGATGCCTTCAGCCAGCCGACGGTGGAAGCCATTATGGAACGGCTTGCCCGCCACGGCGCATGGGGACAGGAACAGCTTGCGCTGCTCGCGCGCATGTCGCCCGCCAGCCTGAAAGTTGTGCTGCGCCAGATCAACGAAGCGAAGGCGCTTTCCTTCAACGATTGCCTGAAACGTGAATACAGGTTGGGACAGGCGCGGCTGGCGGACCATGATTTCTTCGAAGGCGTGCGCGCCGTGCTGGTCGATAAGGACCGCAAGCCGAAATGGCAACCCGCCACCGTGCCTGACGTGACGCAGGATATCGTTGACCGCCATTTCGACCCGCGATGGGATACGCCGAACGGCGCGCTGGAATTGCCGGCGGAGCTTGACCATGCCTGA
- a CDS encoding DUF721 domain-containing protein codes for MSQPRQLKNAVNQVAGQVIGRDWSLYATLLDNWRDIVGQELAAHTMPVKIVLAGGTPGPRNKRENGTLHIKLPRGLAMEMQYKLHQVQARVNGFFGYDAITRIVLEHDNKPAKPPEQAQPEAALDAQEIERIEQAAAAIADPALREAAAAFGQAVAMQAKKQG; via the coding sequence ATGTCGCAGCCACGCCAGCTCAAGAACGCCGTCAACCAGGTCGCCGGACAGGTGATCGGCCGGGATTGGTCGCTTTACGCCACCTTGCTCGATAACTGGCGCGATATCGTCGGGCAGGAGCTGGCGGCGCACACCATGCCCGTGAAAATCGTGCTGGCAGGCGGAACGCCGGGGCCGCGCAACAAGCGCGAAAACGGCACGCTGCATATAAAGTTGCCGCGCGGGCTGGCTATGGAAATGCAATACAAGCTGCATCAGGTGCAGGCGCGCGTGAACGGCTTTTTCGGCTATGACGCCATCACCCGCATTGTGCTGGAGCACGACAACAAGCCGGCAAAACCGCCGGAACAAGCACAGCCGGAAGCAGCATTGGATGCGCAGGAAATAGAGCGGATCGAACAGGCCGCCGCTGCCATAGCCGACCCGGCGCTGCGCGAAGCCGCCGCAGCATTTGGCCAAGCCGTTGCAATGCAGGCAAAAAAACAAGGTTAA
- a CDS encoding thioredoxin domain-containing protein has protein sequence MNMHQWVIGALVALALAVGGAFYFTGSTQAQEDGKTAGEAVAADTAAPAETAPETTTAETSGDARLADRILGSADAPVTIIEYASLTCSHCSHFHKEIFDKLKEDYIDTGKVKFIFRDFPLDGTSLQASAVARCMPPERFYAFISILMKGQEQWSTLPDPLDSIVRYAKLGGLSEESARACANDAALQEGISNIRLKAQQEFEVTATPTFILNDGTGRVQGAMPIEAFAEEINKLTK, from the coding sequence ATGAATATGCATCAATGGGTTATAGGTGCGCTGGTAGCACTGGCTTTGGCCGTAGGCGGGGCTTTTTACTTCACCGGCAGCACGCAGGCACAGGAAGACGGAAAAACGGCCGGCGAAGCCGTAGCCGCCGACACCGCCGCGCCCGCAGAAACCGCGCCGGAAACCACGACCGCCGAAACGAGCGGCGACGCGCGCCTGGCTGACCGCATACTTGGCAGCGCCGATGCGCCGGTGACGATCATCGAATACGCTTCGCTGACCTGCAGCCATTGTTCGCATTTCCATAAGGAAATTTTCGACAAGCTGAAGGAAGATTACATCGATACCGGCAAGGTCAAGTTCATCTTCCGCGATTTTCCGCTGGATGGCACCTCGTTGCAGGCTTCCGCGGTCGCGCGTTGCATGCCGCCGGAACGGTTCTATGCCTTCATCAGCATCTTGATGAAGGGACAGGAGCAATGGAGCACCCTGCCCGACCCGCTTGACAGCATTGTGCGTTATGCGAAGCTTGGCGGGCTGAGCGAGGAATCGGCGCGCGCCTGCGCCAACGATGCGGCGCTGCAGGAAGGTATCAGCAACATCCGGCTTAAAGCCCAGCAGGAATTCGAAGTAACCGCCACGCCGACCTTCATTTTAAACGACGGCACCGGGCGTGTTCAGGGCGCGATGCCGATCGAGGCATTTGCCGAAGAAATCAACAAATTGACCAAGTAA
- the mutY gene encoding A/G-specific adenine glycosylase, protein MPKKQQNKAKPARARPVHAGPAASLLLAWYDRHRRVLPWRALPGQRPDPYRVWLAEIMLQQTTVAAVGPYYEKFLQRWPTVGALARAKLDDVMHAWAGLGYYRRARLLHACARAVVADHGGQFPSDEAALRALPGIGAYTAAAVTAIAFGRRANVVDGNVERVMARLFAVKKPLTESKRLLRAHAEKLLPASRFGDYAQALMDLGATVCTPGKPRCYLCPLQGACVAFARGIAAALPARAVKKAKPLRQTTAYWLVNQRGEVLLRRRPPEGLLGGMVEVPSAPWRERGEKQPVRLKKNKDGAEKTHAPARTRWKMLAGDVRHSFTHFDLHIRVAVGKIRSSRAGGSIQGFWVKRGAVEDQGLPSVMRKIARHALAASG, encoded by the coding sequence ATGCCCAAAAAGCAGCAAAATAAAGCCAAGCCCGCCCGTGCCCGCCCCGTTCATGCCGGGCCTGCGGCATCTTTGCTGCTTGCCTGGTATGATCGGCACCGGCGGGTGTTGCCGTGGCGTGCGCTGCCGGGGCAAAGGCCGGATCCCTATCGTGTATGGCTGGCTGAAATTATGCTCCAGCAAACCACCGTCGCGGCTGTCGGGCCCTATTACGAAAAATTCCTGCAGCGCTGGCCTACGGTGGGCGCGCTTGCGCGCGCGAAGCTGGACGATGTGATGCATGCGTGGGCCGGGCTCGGTTATTACCGCCGCGCGCGGCTGCTGCATGCCTGTGCCCGCGCTGTCGTTGCCGATCATGGCGGGCAATTCCCGTCCGATGAAGCGGCGCTGCGCGCGCTGCCGGGCATCGGCGCTTATACGGCGGCGGCGGTGACCGCAATCGCGTTCGGCCGGCGCGCCAATGTGGTCGATGGCAATGTCGAGCGCGTGATGGCCCGTTTGTTCGCCGTAAAAAAACCGCTGACGGAATCCAAACGGCTCTTGCGCGCGCATGCGGAAAAACTTTTGCCCGCGTCGCGCTTCGGCGATTATGCGCAGGCGCTGATGGATCTGGGCGCGACGGTGTGCACGCCGGGCAAGCCGCGTTGCTATCTTTGCCCGCTGCAAGGCGCTTGCGTTGCCTTTGCGCGCGGCATCGCCGCCGCATTGCCTGCGCGCGCCGTGAAAAAGGCCAAGCCGCTGCGGCAAACCACGGCTTACTGGCTGGTCAATCAGCGCGGCGAAGTGTTGTTGCGCCGCCGTCCGCCCGAAGGCTTGCTCGGCGGCATGGTCGAGGTGCCGTCGGCGCCGTGGCGAGAACGCGGCGAAAAGCAGCCGGTTCGGTTAAAAAAGAATAAAGACGGGGCAGAAAAAACCCATGCGCCCGCACGTACGCGCTGGAAAATGCTTGCGGGCGACGTGCGCCACAGTTTTACCCATTTTGACCTTCATATTAGGGTTGCGGTAGGTAAGATAAGGTCAAGCCGTGCCGGCGGTTCCATACAAGGCTTCTGGGTCAAGCGCGGCGCGGTGGAAGATCAGGGCCTGCCAAGCGTGATGCGCAAAATCGCGCGCCATGCCCTGGCGGCATCGGGTTAA